The Variovorax paradoxus genome window below encodes:
- a CDS encoding helix-turn-helix transcriptional regulator, with product MEAANSTFKSSIDYVALGNRLRAYRVGASLLAEDVAERLGISRAVVYRLEKGEIVKIETLERLAHLLDTTLASLLGVEVEYYSTALGLFERMRQLEESSDRILAHFEPISLLLTSEDYLPTLRQMLIEASPKGAGKGPTSADIDKMLQIMQERRAFFQRRRPHIVSLIGLRELERFVDTGLVGRIDLPESVRTERRLAARREVERIADLMESEPIDVQIGLIDDAMPTATFQVFSGRAGSVLAVSPFRLGELPNVRNGIATVTASPEAVRMYEAMIGKLWKAAYKGKAGAMHLRKLLDRIH from the coding sequence ATGGAAGCTGCGAATTCGACCTTCAAGTCATCGATCGACTACGTGGCGCTGGGTAACCGCCTGCGTGCCTACCGGGTGGGCGCCTCGCTGCTGGCAGAGGACGTGGCCGAGCGGCTGGGCATCTCGCGCGCGGTCGTGTACCGGCTCGAGAAGGGCGAGATCGTCAAGATCGAGACGCTCGAGCGCCTGGCCCATCTGCTCGACACCACGCTGGCGTCGCTGCTCGGCGTGGAGGTGGAGTACTACTCGACCGCGCTGGGCCTGTTCGAGCGCATGCGCCAGCTCGAGGAATCGTCCGACCGCATCCTCGCGCACTTCGAGCCCATCTCGCTGCTGCTGACCTCGGAGGACTACCTGCCGACCCTGCGCCAGATGCTGATCGAGGCCTCGCCCAAGGGCGCGGGCAAGGGGCCGACCTCGGCCGACATCGACAAGATGCTGCAGATCATGCAGGAGCGCCGGGCCTTCTTCCAGCGCCGGCGGCCGCACATCGTGAGCCTGATCGGGCTGCGCGAGCTCGAGCGCTTCGTCGATACCGGCCTGGTCGGCCGCATCGACCTGCCCGAGAGCGTGCGCACCGAGCGCCGGCTGGCGGCGCGCCGCGAGGTCGAGCGCATCGCCGACCTGATGGAGAGCGAACCGATCGACGTGCAGATCGGACTGATCGACGACGCCATGCCGACCGCGACCTTCCAGGTGTTCTCCGGCCGGGCCGGCAGCGTGCTGGCCGTGAGCCCGTTCCGGCTCGGCGAGCTGCCGAACGTGCGCAACGGCATCGCGACCGTGACCGCCTCGCCCGAGGCGGTGCGCATGTACGAAGCCATGATCGGCAAGCTCTGGAAGGCTGCCTACAAGGGCAAGGCGGGTGCGATGCACCTGCGCAAATTGCTGGACCGAATTCACTAG
- a CDS encoding hydantoinase/carbamoylase family amidase, protein MSLPGLRPMAEKLFSDVRELTFDGVGVTRQSYGRGESDTADYLRAFAASEGLEVRADRAANLVFGLPQTAAASAVTWCGSHIDSVPQGGNFDGYAGVVAGLLCLIAQKAGGTPYARPLEVVAFRGEESAWFGKAYMGSGALFGKVSESDLALKQRSTGESMEACMRRCGADVEAIRAQQPLLDKARIKAYLELHIEQGPVMVARQLPLAVVSGIRGNVRHNRVVCHGDAQHSGVVPRWLRHDAMFAVADLIMRIDEHWRVLLERGTDLVVTTGIVSTDPAEHSISRIPGQVSFSLEARSKSTDTLEAFYQLMRAECGSIERERGVRFEFDRRLLSDPATMDEKLCGVLSEACAAQEAAFELIPSGAGHDASLFANAGIPSGMLFVRNQNGSHNPHEAMDIEDFMLGVGAMDAAFARLK, encoded by the coding sequence GAGCCTGCCGGGACTTCGCCCCATGGCCGAGAAGCTGTTCTCCGACGTGCGCGAGCTGACCTTCGACGGGGTCGGCGTCACGCGGCAGAGCTACGGCCGCGGCGAATCGGACACCGCCGACTACCTGCGCGCCTTCGCCGCGAGCGAAGGGCTCGAGGTCCGTGCCGACCGGGCCGCGAACCTCGTGTTCGGCCTGCCGCAGACCGCGGCGGCCAGCGCGGTCACCTGGTGCGGATCGCACATCGACTCGGTGCCGCAGGGCGGCAACTTCGACGGCTATGCGGGCGTGGTCGCGGGCCTTCTGTGCCTCATCGCGCAGAAGGCCGGCGGCACGCCCTACGCGCGCCCGCTCGAGGTGGTCGCGTTTCGCGGCGAGGAGAGCGCCTGGTTCGGCAAGGCCTACATGGGCTCGGGCGCGCTGTTCGGCAAGGTCAGCGAGAGCGACCTCGCGCTCAAGCAGCGCAGCACCGGCGAATCGATGGAGGCCTGCATGCGGCGCTGCGGCGCCGACGTGGAGGCGATCCGCGCGCAGCAGCCGCTGCTCGACAAGGCGCGCATCAAGGCCTACCTCGAGCTGCACATCGAGCAGGGGCCGGTGATGGTCGCGCGCCAGCTTCCGCTGGCCGTGGTCTCGGGCATCCGCGGCAACGTGCGGCACAACCGCGTGGTCTGCCATGGCGACGCGCAGCATTCGGGCGTGGTGCCGCGCTGGCTGCGCCACGACGCCATGTTCGCGGTCGCCGACCTGATCATGCGCATCGACGAGCACTGGCGCGTGCTGCTGGAGCGCGGCACCGACCTGGTCGTGACCACGGGCATCGTCAGCACCGATCCGGCCGAGCATTCGATCTCGCGCATTCCGGGGCAGGTGAGCTTCAGCCTCGAGGCGCGCAGCAAGAGCACCGACACGCTCGAGGCCTTCTACCAGCTGATGCGCGCCGAATGCGGCTCGATCGAGCGCGAGCGCGGCGTGCGCTTCGAATTCGACCGGCGCCTGCTCAGCGATCCCGCGACCATGGACGAGAAGCTCTGCGGCGTGCTGTCCGAGGCCTGCGCCGCGCAGGAGGCGGCCTTCGAGCTCATTCCGAGCGGCGCGGGGCACGACGCCTCGCTGTTCGCCAATGCCGGCATCCCGAGCGGCATGTTGTTCGTGCGGAACCAGAATGGTTCGCACAATCCGCACGAAGCGATGGACATCGAGGATTTCATGCTCGGCGTCGGCGCGATGGATGCGGCCTTCGCCCGATTGAAGTGA
- the pyrC gene encoding dihydroorotase has product MTTRITLRRPDDWHLHLRDGAMLQTVLSYSAAQFGRAIVMPNLKTPVTTTALARAYRERIVAALPPGADFVPLMTVYLCDGTSADDLCRGFEDGVLTAAKLYPAGATTHSEHGVTSIAKVAPVLETMQAIGMPLLLHGESTDPAVDVFDREAVFIESTLRPLLRDFPALKVVLEHITTEEAADFVRADASGRLAATITPQHLMFNRNAIFTGGIRPHLYCLPVLKRERHRLALRRVATSGDARFFLGTDSAPHLRTLKETGCGCAGIFNAPVALQSYCTAFEEEGALDKLEAFASLNGPRFYGLAPNEASVTLERSSWEVPQDVELAAGGALHPFLGGSRLPWALRDAPVPEPVAA; this is encoded by the coding sequence ATGACCACCCGCATCACCCTGCGCCGCCCCGACGACTGGCACCTGCACCTGCGCGACGGCGCCATGCTGCAGACGGTGCTGTCCTACAGCGCCGCGCAGTTCGGCCGCGCCATCGTCATGCCGAACCTCAAGACCCCCGTGACGACCACCGCGCTCGCGCGGGCCTACCGCGAGCGGATCGTGGCGGCCCTGCCGCCGGGTGCCGACTTCGTGCCGCTGATGACGGTCTACCTCTGCGACGGCACCTCCGCCGACGACCTGTGTCGGGGCTTCGAGGACGGCGTGCTGACCGCGGCGAAGCTGTATCCGGCCGGTGCCACCACGCATTCCGAGCATGGCGTCACGTCGATCGCGAAGGTGGCGCCGGTGCTCGAGACGATGCAGGCCATCGGCATGCCGCTCTTGCTGCACGGCGAGAGCACCGATCCGGCCGTCGACGTCTTCGACCGCGAGGCGGTGTTCATCGAATCGACGCTGCGTCCGCTGCTGCGCGACTTTCCCGCGCTCAAGGTGGTGCTGGAGCACATCACGACCGAGGAGGCCGCGGACTTCGTCAGGGCCGATGCGAGCGGGCGCCTCGCCGCGACGATCACGCCCCAGCACCTGATGTTCAACCGCAACGCGATCTTCACCGGCGGCATCCGGCCGCACTTGTACTGTCTGCCGGTGCTCAAGCGCGAACGCCATCGGCTCGCGCTGCGCAGGGTGGCGACCTCGGGCGATGCGCGTTTCTTCCTCGGGACCGATTCCGCGCCGCACCTTCGCACGCTGAAGGAGACGGGCTGCGGCTGTGCCGGCATCTTCAATGCGCCGGTCGCGCTGCAGAGCTATTGCACGGCGTTCGAGGAGGAGGGCGCGCTCGACAAGCTCGAGGCCTTCGCGAGCCTCAACGGTCCGCGCTTCTATGGCCTCGCACCCAACGAGGCGAGCGTGACGCTGGAGCGCTCGTCCTGGGAGGTGCCGCAGGACGTGGAACTCGCGGCCGGCGGGGCGCTTCATCCCTTCCTCGGCGGCAGCCGCCTGCCGTGGGCCCTGCGGGACGCGCCCGTGCCCGAGCCGGTCGCGGCGTGA